AAACCTTGGAGAAAGAGTGAGGGTTCCGGTGGAAGAGGCAgattgaagaagatgatgaagtgCATTTTCTTAGGGAAACAAGTAAGGGCAGATGAAGCAGCTGAATCATCAGACTCGTCCTTAGCTACCCGGGATTATTCAGCCAGTGGTTTTTCAGGTCAAGGTGGGGAGATTGAACCTAAGACAACCACAAGCACCATTGAAGAAGCTGAATCATCTCTTCGTGCAAGTGGTTACTTGAACTATGAGGTTGGTTTATCAATCAATGACTTCAACGCTCTTTTAAGTATTACGTCATTTATTAGTAACTATGTTAGGTGAATAACAATACCTAGCAGGCTATGATCAATAGATAATTCATAGTATATGCTTATACATTGTTAATGTGTGTGTACATTGTACAATATCCATTTTTGTTCAGTACAGCTAATTATATATGGCTCTGAACTTTGAAAAGGTTTCTATGATTCCTGCTTTGCTGGAAGAGGGAGTTTGGTATGATTAGTACCCTTCTTCATTTCTACTGGTGTCATTTTACCGGGAGTTGCTGTAGGGTTTTCTTCTGAAGTTATCATGCTTTCAACTGTAAATTGATGATCAGGGTTTTTGTATATGAAAAAAATCTTGCATATGTGGATATTTCTACGCAAGTGAAGTAGTAGTGCTTAAAGAGAAGGTGGAACCACAGTTTAACTTACCGATGAAGCTTTATTACCACGTAAAAGGTCAAATCATATCTTGTTGAAGAACTGGTATTACTTAttgtttaatgaataatagttaAGGCAGTGCAAACATCTGTAACCTCAGCTGTTTTAACCAAAAGTCCTATCTTTGGAATGCTTATTAAGTGTGAAGCTTTTCAACTTGTATCTAAGCTAGAAGAGGTATGTGTCAGGATAAACTGGCTGAAGAAGCAATAGATATATTACTTGATCATAAGTTGTTGAGGATAACATTGTTATCCTAGAGGATAGAATATTATGagatagagttatgttatatgaTATCAGATAGTCTCATATCATATAACTTAACTCTCTTATATGATATCCTTTAGGATAACTACGTTATCCTCAACATAAGTCCTATTGGTTTGCTGTTTTTAGTCCCCGAAAAATTTTCATTGCTGCGTTCTGTAAATTAAGGTGTACGAGTAGAAATGCAACTCATTGTTAACTAGCTTAACCCCTTTTCCTCTGCTTACAAATAGAAGGAACTGATAGCAGTAAGTAGTTAGCTGTTTACAATTTGGCTATAACCTACAGCTAACATGAGTCTTTTCTGCCAGTCCTTTCAAACTTAAGATAAATGTCTTCCGTAGTTTAAGAAATAGTGTGATGGATACCTTAACAAGGTTTGATAGGGGATTATAAAGGTAAAGTGCTTAGCTAACTTTAAAGTAAGTTATCCTCAGAAGGACGTCCCCTTGTTTGATGGTGATAAACAGCAAACACAATCCTATCATGTCATACGAGTTATTTCACTTATTAGAATGCCACGTCATTTCTGTTTATCACAGAACTGTGTGTTCTTGACTAAAAGGCAGTGATGAAAGGCACATATGATTGAATTCTTATGATGACCTTACTAAACGAAGATGACTGTTTGACATGATTATGTTGAAAGTAAATAATAGCTTAGCTATTGCATTTCTGGAGTTCTATAAGTGTATCTGAGATCGTTAGATTGGCTGGGAAGTTCCTTTTATACGCCTATAGTATTGCTGGCTTGCTGCTACCGGAAGGGGTAGTTTTAAGTTTGATGGATATTGAATTTAGAGAAGTTATGCATAATGATATTAAAAACAGCTTTTATAGAAGGGACTCCCTCAATAATTGGGGACTGAAATTCAATTTGGTGTTTATGATAACTTTGGCTGCAGCAGTGATGAATGCAAAAGATTTCGACATTgaacagaaaataaaaagacGCGTTTGATGATAAGTTCGAAGATCTTTAAGAGGGACAGTTGAGTGAAAAAGATGACAATTGAAGGTTGTGGAGCGGTACGAACAGGATGCTTATGTAGAGAGTGGAGTTGAAACAAGGAGAGGTTATAATTTTAGATACATCACTTTTCTGGTGTAAGATAAAGCCTAAAAAGTGAGAACTTCCATAAAAGCCATCTTCAGAATAAATTGGAGGTTACGTTTGCTTTCTTGTATTCTACGTTTACCTAGGACCAATTATGGAAATGGTTTAGCGACAATATCTCTTGTTAATTGAGAGAGGAATGGTAGAAGTAATATCATTACCATTTACTCCTAGATACCCTAATCTTTCTGCTTCCCTGCTAAACTTTCGGCGATGCCATATTTGGTTGCTGCTAAGGTACTTCCTGTTCATCCACCCAGCTGCAGCCAAATCCAGTTGCGGTAGGGAAGTGGAGTAATTGACAATTACTCTGCTTCCTTTTTTAGAGCATATGTCTTGAGTAATGAGACTCGAGAGAAATTAAAGCCATTTGGTTTCCTTTTTTAAACCCCAATTCATCTGAACTGTTATAATCCTCAAGTCTTGACTGTTGGTTTAAAAATGCCAAGCAGGAAGTATCAGAGTGTGACCCAAAGCTGACTGAAAATGAAAGTGAATGGTTGCGGCTTGCGACCATTGTGTTGCAGTTTCCAGTGCGATTAGGTCTTAGGAATGACGATGACGAGACTTGATCTTTTATACAATATGAACGATGAGGAAGCACTGATGCTTAGTGGTATATAGTTGAACTTGGTAACACGGGGTGGTGTTTAGTGGTATATAGGTAGACTTGATAACATGGATTGATGCTTAGTGGTATCACTGGACACTGGTGTATAGGTGGATTTGGGTCATCTTGTTGGTTCACATCCATCTTATGTTAAAGTTACATGAACCGCTTCTCTCTCTGCCCGTTGTTGCCCACTGGCAAAAAAGTAGAAGTCCTCCGTATAGAGTTAAATTACGGCAATTACACTTGACTTTTggtattatcataaaaatatgCTATGCTTACATCATGAAATCCATATTTTAAAAACTTATACAAAATAGATAAAATAAGTAGAAGAAAAGTTACCAGACAGGAAAATATCGTTTGCTGTAAGTGTGTATGACTGTATTTTGTGAGGTGTTGTTAAGAAAAATTCACCTGATATTATCATAGAAGGAAATTTCCATCTACCGGCCAAGTTTTGATTGGTTGCTGTAGAAACCACTTGACACTTAGGAGCTGGTATTTGTTGGTTTAAAATTCACTCTCTTCCTCTAGTTGACTTCCCACCTATTTTCCCCCTCTCAATAGGTTTATTCGtttctaaaagaaaaagaaaaaggagaataCTTAATCTTGGAAGAAAGGAGATACAAATAATCTTAATGCACACTCACTCTCCCAAGCCTTTTTTGGAGCTGGATTACAAGGATTAATTGCCTTGTTTAGTGTTCAACGGTTCATAACTTGTAGCCTTATCTAGATAGAAACATAAGATATCTTTTTTATGGTATAATGAAATAATGAAATAATGAAATTGAAATAATTGGGCTCTAATGAGATATGGAAAAGAATAATTCTGCAAGGTCTCTTGATGGCTGCTACGTTGTACAGGAAGCCAGAGCTTTGTTAGGAAGACTTGAGTACCAGAAGGGAAATGTAGAAGCAGCATTTCGCGTATTTGAAGGCATTGACATTGATGCAGTTACACCTAATATTAAAGTTTCATTAGCCAGAAAATGCGAGGGACAAAGACGCAATTCACAGAGTGATGCAGTGCTGCCCATGTCAATGCATGCTGTTAATCTCCTTTTTGAAGCAATTTTTCTCAAAGCAAAGTCATTACAGGCTCTTGGAAGGTTTGAAGGTattcttttgatttcttttcaacctatTATTCATACTTACATTTATGGTTTGGACTACAGATGCTAGTTTGCTGTGATCAACATGTTCATGTCTCATTTGTACGACTTATCTGTCTAGGCACTCTGTTGATCCTTGTTCTGTTTGGTTGTTGTAGGAAGCCCATAATTATTGTGAACAACTTTTTCAGAGTAGCCTTTTTTTCTTAGGAAGTTTTTGATTGATTGGTTTGCAGGACATTAAGGTCAAAGTGATTATGTCAGGCTTGGATAATTCATGGATGGGATCCTTTGGAATTTTGGCTAGTTAGAGTCTAGATATAACATTGCTAAGAAAAGAGGGACTTGGGACATAAATGTCACGACATAAACATATAATTTGATCAACTCGAGGGTTTATTTGTATGTAAAAGCATGAGGGTAAGGTGGAACCTTTTATGCATCCTATATTTTAGAGGCTGATTTGATGCAATACAGATGtgaaatgataaaaaaaattcattcataTGTTAGGCACTATAGTACAAGGAGAGAGGATTTGCTTATTTTAAGGTCCGGCGTGTTCTTTGCTTACACACCTTCCTTTATTTTTGAGATGACAAGTACTGTTTGGAAGAGGATTTTTGTTGTGCATGGGGAGTACCGGGTTATCCCACATACTGTTTTGGATCTGCTGCAAGTCCAATTTGTGGGCTTTGGAAGGGTGGAGGGGCAGAAGATTTTGTGGTGAAATGCTTTTATGCCGATTTTGTGGTGTTTTTGGTTAGAACGGAATGCGCGAAGTTTCGAAGGAGCAGTTTTGAGTGCTGGTTTTCTGTGTGATAGGATTATGTATTTAGCCTTTTTTTGGGCTGAGGCAGATGGGGGGAATTTAGAAGTTACCAGTCAAGTGGGagaaattcaactaaaatgggCTAATTTGtaaatctgtttttttggttttatgaGGACGACTTGTTTTCCGTTCTTGTACTTTCTGCTAGTTTCTGATGTTCAGTATAAAAgaatttttctttgaaaaataaaattatgttgTAGATTTTAAGCAAACTAGGGAgcccttattggaacttatacgaACATTTTGGAACTTATTGgcccttatctgaacttatttctcCTGAAATTAGTTAATTGAGGTGAAAGAGCAGAATAGGCTTTTTGATGGGTGATCAGCTGAAATGGCCCAAATGCCCAACGGGTAGTCGGGTAAGCTCCGGCAGTGGTTTGAAGAGATCTTGATGAGGCTTCAGAATGCTGGATATGGAGGGAAATTTTTGTTTGTTCCTATTATAGTATAAAATTTACATCGCATACATAGTGGCCTAGGGGGTTAAGTTCGTCCAATTAAAATAATCAATTGCTATATCTTTCTAATTAAACCGTCCTATGTTCCTAACATCTCACTTAAGAAACTCAAAGAATAAAAAGATCAAGTAGCATGAACCAAATGTTTGTACAGTTGAAAAGCTTGAGTATACCCATGGTCCTTTTTGACCAAAGTCCCAACAGTGTAAAACTTGGAGCAAGAGATCAGACTTATCAAGTACCCCCTCCATCCCGTATTTAAGTTTACATCAACCTTTTGCACGGATATTTTGGAGAGTGAAAAGTAGAGAAAAAGTGAGTGGTTGTGGTCCCCAACTTTAACTTAAGAGAAAAAGTAAAGAGATTTCTTTTTAAATAATGATAGACGTTAACTTACTAGCTTTGGGAGATTGCAAAATGGAAAATTTTAACTTCAATCTGATGAAGGGAGTACCTGCCAATATAGGGTTCATAATTGGCCAAGGGTTATGATCAATGTATCCATATTCCAGTGGTTCTTGTACACTGACGACTCTGGCTGCCTTTTACTCTATTGATCTCCATCATAACATTTGTCTCAGAATTAACGTGGAGCTCTTTCATGATGCGCAGATTTTGTTTCTCAGTATAATCAAGTGGTTATGACTTAAACTAAGCATGAGATTGATTCAGTATGCCCTATCATTCTTATAAATTCGAAGTAGCAGTATGTGTTTTCCCTTGCTCTTTGAGTAGCGTAGTATATTAAACCTGTAGGGCATCCCTCACGAGTCATGGTATAAATTGAAAGCCAGTTTCTTatgattctagaattagttCAAAGCCTAATTTCAACTTATGTATCTTTCTGCAGAAGCTGCTCAATCATGCCAGGTGATTGTGGACACGGTTGAGTCAGCAATACCACAGGGTTTGAATGGGAGGTTCTCCACCAACAGTAAATTGCAGGAGACCTTGAATAATACAGTTGAGTTACTACCTGAGTTGTGGAAACTTGCTTTATTTCCGAATAAAGTAATTTCATCATATCGGCATGCATTACTCTATGATTGGAATCTTGAAATGGGAACTCAAGCAAGGATTGAGAAAGAATTTGCAATTTTTCTATTGTACAGCGGTATTGATGCAAGTCCCCCAACACTTCGTTTCCAAGTGGAAGGAGCATATATTCCTAGTGACAATGTAGAAGAGGCAATTCTTCTTTTTTTACTGTCACTGAGGAAATTTCTTCAGGGAAGTATCGACTGGGATCCGTCAATCATGGATCACCTTTCCTTTGCGCTATCCACTTCAGGAGATTTAGGGATCCTAGCCCGTCAATTAGAAGAACTACCTGCAGGTACCATAGACAGGAAAGATAATTATGGCAGTCTAGCGCTATGTTATCACGGTCTAGGAGAGGATAAGGTTAGCTTAAACCTACTTAGGAATCTTCTGAAGGACCGAGAAATTCACAACTGCACCCGTGAGCTATTACTTGCTTCAAAAATCTGTACTCAAGATACAAATTGCTCTGAAGAAGGGATCAAGTATTCTGAAAAAGTGATCAAGAGACTGGATGGAGACTGTCAACAACTGGTCTGTAAAGC
This genomic stretch from Spinacia oleracea cultivar Varoflay chromosome 3, BTI_SOV_V1, whole genome shotgun sequence harbors:
- the LOC110787355 gene encoding protein NPGR2 isoform X1, translated to MCVCGGKEVLVCNMKAKPWRKSEGSGGRGRLKKMMKCIFLGKQVRADEAAESSDSSLATRDYSASGFSGQGGEIEPKTTTSTIEEAESSLRASGYLNYEEARALLGRLEYQKGNVEAAFRVFEGIDIDAVTPNIKVSLARKCEGQRRNSQSDAVLPMSMHAVNLLFEAIFLKAKSLQALGRFEEAAQSCQVIVDTVESAIPQGLNGRFSTNSKLQETLNNTVELLPELWKLALFPNKVISSYRHALLYDWNLEMGTQARIEKEFAIFLLYSGIDASPPTLRFQVEGAYIPSDNVEEAILLFLLSLRKFLQGSIDWDPSIMDHLSFALSTSGDLGILARQLEELPAGTIDRKDNYGSLALCYHGLGEDKVSLNLLRNLLKDREIHNCTRELLLASKICTQDTNCSEEGIKYSEKVIKRLDGDCQQLVCKATCLLGILSSAQSKLVTSESKRVRMQSKALDLLGIAEALTKETDPNVIYHLALENAEQRKLDMALSYAKKLLKLEASSGTAGWVLLARILSAQKRYIDAETIVNAALEQTGKWEHAELLRTRAKLEIAQGKTKIAIQTYTHVLAVLQVRKKSCGIGKLFLERKERDKSLEVETWHDLANLYTSLSQWRDAEVCLSKSEALCRHSASRCHSRGLLYEAKGLEKEAQKSFWEALDQDPNHIPSLISMSKLLVKFGEQSLPIATSFIRQAIRLDRTNHMAWRILGLLHRCEPEGGSTAEALECFEAATLLEETAPVEPFR
- the LOC110787355 gene encoding protein NPGR2 isoform X2, which gives rise to MKAKPWRKSEGSGGRGRLKKMMKCIFLGKQVRADEAAESSDSSLATRDYSASGFSGQGGEIEPKTTTSTIEEAESSLRASGYLNYEEARALLGRLEYQKGNVEAAFRVFEGIDIDAVTPNIKVSLARKCEGQRRNSQSDAVLPMSMHAVNLLFEAIFLKAKSLQALGRFEEAAQSCQVIVDTVESAIPQGLNGRFSTNSKLQETLNNTVELLPELWKLALFPNKVISSYRHALLYDWNLEMGTQARIEKEFAIFLLYSGIDASPPTLRFQVEGAYIPSDNVEEAILLFLLSLRKFLQGSIDWDPSIMDHLSFALSTSGDLGILARQLEELPAGTIDRKDNYGSLALCYHGLGEDKVSLNLLRNLLKDREIHNCTRELLLASKICTQDTNCSEEGIKYSEKVIKRLDGDCQQLVCKATCLLGILSSAQSKLVTSESKRVRMQSKALDLLGIAEALTKETDPNVIYHLALENAEQRKLDMALSYAKKLLKLEASSGTAGWVLLARILSAQKRYIDAETIVNAALEQTGKWEHAELLRTRAKLEIAQGKTKIAIQTYTHVLAVLQVRKKSCGIGKLFLERKERDKSLEVETWHDLANLYTSLSQWRDAEVCLSKSEALCRHSASRCHSRGLLYEAKGLEKEAQKSFWEALDQDPNHIPSLISMSKLLVKFGEQSLPIATSFIRQAIRLDRTNHMAWRILGLLHRCEPEGGSTAEALECFEAATLLEETAPVEPFR